TGCGGTTCCACTCCTCATACTGGTAGTTGAAGAGCAGCAGCTTCGGCTCCCTGGTCCCGTAGAGGATGTGCACCGCGTTGAAATTCGACCGGTTTTCGATCACACTGAAGATCGGTGCCCGGAGCGCGGCCAGACCTAACCCCCCCGCAATCAGGAGGATGTTAGATCCGCGCATTTTTTCTATCGGGAAATAGGTGCCGAAAGGGCCGCGAATGCCGATATGGACGCCCCGCCGGGCCTTGTGCAGAATGGTGGTGACCCGGCCCGCCTTGCGAATACACAGCTCGATGAAGCCCTTGTGGGAAGGTGAACTGGATATGGATATGGGGATCTCGCCGTAGCCGGGAACTTCCACCATGACGAACTGGCCGGGGCGAAAGGTGAACCGCTCCCTGGTAGCATCATCCAGGATTCTCACCTGGAAAAGCTTCTCCATTTCAGTCAGGCGGATGATGTTTATGATCTCGCTCTTGAAAGTCTGATCTACGTGCTTCAGGCGGCTCCGGCGGT
The DNA window shown above is from Candidatus Neomarinimicrobiota bacterium and carries:
- a CDS encoding FAD-binding oxidoreductase — its product is MTELLHPFDITREADIMQPLDFNRRSRLKHVDQTFKSEIINIIRLTEMEKLFQVRILDDATRERFTFRPGQFVMVEVPGYGEIPISISSSPSHKGFIELCIRKAGRVTTILHKARRGVHIGIRGPFGTYFPIEKMRGSNILLIAGGLGLAALRAPIFSVIENRSNFNAVHILYGTREPKLLLFNYQYEEWNR